TGCTACCCGTCGCTCGTTTTTGAAAAAAGGAATGGTTGCCGGCGCCGTTGCCGCAACACCCATGGCTGCTTTTGGAAAGGCCATCGAAAAGACCAGTCGCGCCTCCGCGCCATCCGCGCTTGAAATCACCGAAATCAAGTGCGGTTACATCCGTAACGGGCATGGGCTGTTTGTTAAAATCTATACCAATCAGGATGTATGGGGCTGTGGTGAAGGGGTTGATGCAACACCGGGTACGTATCACCTGGTGAAAGAATTTGGGAAGCGTCTCAAGGGCAAAAACCCGCTCAATGTACACCGGCTTTTTGAAGACTTGCGCCGGCGCGGCTTTTTTGAAGGCGCGCAGTCCGGGATGTATGTCGCTGTGATGTCTGCCGTGGAATCTGCGTTATGGGACCTCGCCGGCAAAGCACTTGGTTTGCCGGTTTATCAGTTGCTTGGTGGCAAATTTAGGGATAAAATCCGGGTCTACATGGACACCGCGTTGTACCAGTCCAACTTGCCGACGCCGGAGGATTTTGCAGCCTCTGCGCGCGAAGCGGTCGATATGGGGATGACGGCGGTGAAGTTTGATCTCGACCAGCACAATGATCCGAACAAATACGATCGGTATAACTGGACGGCGAGTCCGGCTGAGCTACGGCGGATGTACGATCAGATTGCCGCTGCGCGCGAGGCTGTTGGGCCAGACATCGACATTTGTGCCGACATGCACGGGCGATATGACACCGTCACCGGCCGGCAAGTGGCAAAGATGCTGGAGCCTTTGCAACTCATGTGGTTGGAAGAGCCCATTCCGGCAGAAAATGTGGAGTCGTACCGTGCTATCCGGGAGTCGACAACGACGCCTATTTGTGCCGGCGAAAACCATTACCTCGCCCACGGC
The DNA window shown above is from Bacteroidota bacterium and carries:
- a CDS encoding mandelate racemase/muconate lactonizing enzyme family protein; amino-acid sequence: MKNATRRSFLKKGMVAGAVAATPMAAFGKAIEKTSRASAPSALEITEIKCGYIRNGHGLFVKIYTNQDVWGCGEGVDATPGTYHLVKEFGKRLKGKNPLNVHRLFEDLRRRGFFEGAQSGMYVAVMSAVESALWDLAGKALGLPVYQLLGGKFRDKIRVYMDTALYQSNLPTPEDFAASAREAVDMGMTAVKFDLDQHNDPNKYDRYNWTASPAELRRMYDQIAAAREAVGPDIDICADMHGRYDTVTGRQVAKMLEPLQLMWLEEPIPAENVESYRAIRESTTTPICAGENHYLAHGIRPLLEQQAVDIVMPDLQKAGGLGEGQRIANLANLYYVPFAPHMVASFLGAMASCHVCASVPNFMVLEWQIYFHKNPMFNEIVTYDGVMVEDGFIPLSEKPGIGVEINEEGMRKYATPGMPFFE